A genomic window from Oreochromis niloticus isolate F11D_XX unplaced genomic scaffold, O_niloticus_UMD_NMBU tig00001025_pilon, whole genome shotgun sequence includes:
- the LOC112844729 gene encoding piggyBac transposable element-derived protein 4-like, translating into MQRQSRHTKYFTLREALDLITAPCEYGASGHMSDPDSADSEDEADFVEGIDPCQDNVDNVEEEGTEVSCSTEAAPIPEGSRGRGRSRMTCPPAKRGKRSRSLSGDAAAWMSEKDPDSLPHPLPNFCPKRKPGVQLPFSECVDCPSPSELFKIYFDRAAIKTLCVNTNKNAAKNIAAGKKFTWTDLTEAELYHYIGITLYMGVLKLPKMRDFWRVNSIFHVQYPSKVMTRDRFLTITWNIHMSDPAEDTLNDRKKGTTDYDCLHRLRPLYDSLRVACKAAYHPQQNLSVDERMVSTKARVALKQYIKSKPTKWGIKLFVLSDNTGYTVDFNIYTGRSTLVTGKGLSFDAVMALINKNYLGTGYHIYCDNFYTSPALFHHLHDLGFGACGTFRDTRVGVPKTKLNALTKKSPRGTIRWIREGPLIFIKWMDTREVSVCSTLHSAFSGDTVKRMCKAEGQHRAIDVPAPSAVKDYNRFMGGVDLSDQLIGSYSSWRKSRKWYLTVLHHFIDIAVTNSYLVSKELCGRLEQQPMTHQDFQEQLIAELCGVSSQSGMKSYQHIPVAIVEGASGQKKATKGRQRCRLCGKCTPFKCEACKVALCVIVDRNCHRAYHTSTTAAEE; encoded by the exons ATGCAGCGACAATCCAGACACACCAAATACTTCACATTGCGCGAAGCTTTGGATCTGATTACCGCCCCTTGTGAATACGGTGCTTCTGGCCATATGTCGGATCCTGATTCTGCCGACAGTGAGGATGAGGCCGACTTCGTTGAAGGGATTGACCCTTGCCAAGACAA TGTTGATAATGTTGAAGAGGAGGGAACTGAAGTCTCCTGCTCAACTGAAGCAGCCCCTATACCAGAGGGAAGCAGAGGGAGGGGAAGGAGTCGGATGACTTGTCCTCCGGCAAAAAGAGGCAAGCGCTCCAGGTCACTCTCCGGTGATGCAGCTGCCTGGATGAGTGAAAAGGACCCTGACAGCTTGCCTCATCCTCTACCGAATTTCTGTCCAAAAAGAAAGCCAGGTGTGCAGCTGCCGTTTTCAGAATGTGTGGACTGTCCATCGCCATCTGAACTATTCAAGATATACTTTGACCGTGCTGCTATAAAAACACTGTGtgtcaacacaaacaaaaatgcagCTAAAAATATTGCTGCAGGCAAAAAATTCACATGGACTGATCTCACAGAGGCTGAACTGTACCATTACATTGGCATAACACTCTACATGGGGGTTCTAAAGCTGCCTAAAATGAGAGATTTTTGGCGTGTGAATTCGATTTTTCATGTGCAATATCCCTCTAAGGTCATGACCAGAGACCGGTTCCTCACCATCACTTGGAATATTCATATGAGTGACCCTGCAGAAGACACTctcaatgacagaaaaaaaggaactACAGATTATGACTGCCTGCACAGACTACGTCCCCTGTATGACAGTTTACGTGTAGCCTGCAAAGCTGCATACCACCCACAGCAAAACCTCTCTGTGGATGAGCGCATGGTTTCCACCAAAGCCAGAGTTGCCCTGAAGCAATATATAAAAAGCAAGCCAACAAAGTGGGGGATAAAACTTTTTGTGCTATCTGACAACACAGGCTACACAGtggattttaacatttatacagGGAGGTCAACTCTGGTAACTGGGAAGGGGCTGTCATTTGATGCTGTGATGGCACTTATAAACAAAAACTACCTGGGAACAGGATATCACATTTATTGTGATAACTTTTATACAAGCCCAGCACTTTTTCACCACCTTCATGATCTGGGGTTTGGAGCATGTGGGACATTTCGGGACACTAGAGTTGGAGTCCCAAAAACCAAACTTAACGCCCTGACAAAAAAATCTCCACGAGGGACAATCAGGTGGATCAGAGAGGGCCCTCTCATTTTTATCAAGTGGATGGACACAAGGGAGGTGAGTGTGTGCTCAACTCTGCACAGTGCCTTCTCAGGGGACACTGTGAAAAGGATGTGCAAGGCTGAAGGACAACACAGAGCAATTGATGTGCCAGCGCCATCAGCTGTAAAGGACTACAACCGCTTTATGGGAGGAGTTGATCTGTCAGACCAGCTGATTGGCTCCTATTCTTCATGGAGAAAGAGCAGGAAGTGGTATTTGACAGTGCTGCACCACTTTATAGACATTGCTGTCACAAACAGCTATTTGGTCAGCAAGGAGCTCTGTggcagactggagcagcagcCAATGACACACCAGGATTTCCAGGAGCAGTTGATCGCTGAACTCTGTGGGGTGTCCTCACAATCAGGAATGAAGAGCTACCAACACATCCCAGTTGCCATTGTTGAAGGGGCATCTGGTcaaaaaaaagccacaaaggGGCGCCAGAGGTGCAGGCTGTGTGGGAAGTGCACACCGTTCAAGTGTGAGGCATGCAAAGTGGCTCTGTGCGTCATTGTGGACAGGAACTGTCATAGGGCCTATCACACCTCCACTACTGCTGCTGAAGAATGA